Proteins encoded within one genomic window of Aquarana catesbeiana isolate 2022-GZ linkage group LG03, ASM4218655v1, whole genome shotgun sequence:
- the PRR36 gene encoding proline-rich protein 36, with product MDSSTNGHVKVVPTNKPVNSRPIATRNMKTASPSQSPKTATDSPRPTTSRNAGPPSKSASAKVTPGAKEVTNAKNSMVRTAAASPNKLKSVTQKDPASPVKPPASQITRQQTRDKGTQQSSLLAVSKPEAVKKCVAGAQSSKPKAEGGNSTPTKQNGAAKKDVGRLTQHGIVPKDKTLCLQPGISGSGPTKPLASSSSPAKPVKMPLTQNKPAKSVPAPNKPANTSPLPAKAAKIPSSSPKLTNTTSPTTKTFKAASPLAKTPRLTSVPTKASTPPTSAVNQIHATSSSAKSGKTPLVKPMNTISTSNQVKLAKQTAAMTKQSSVLNKPTNHSPVTSKLVPVTGKATYDKRPVPKPVKSGESQQIINQQKLDSPEMNIKAVEVVHAHTEQTDTCPEPVNESKVPENIVESSDGLLCDAQSALEPQPCIVSTELSTESCPVDSEMQQSGLLDQCEKSLGDLNNHIKTNEGEERVASTEQTTTSTIEISHGTLKPSLEPTEEPINSLEEGISSTLSCLLEEISAPLELTKTFIETTSLLEEEVKPPVEPVENELSSPLEFSEMLMDQNKLSEVNVKIPVEVLQGESIPPLDEMVETPVRPFEQTVKSPAESGSKFHDKALISEEVPSPVELTEPLHVQQTSLCERAILLKEELNDAVELSHHSNEDVELLEKAKPYVHEDKAFKGFCRHTSSPSEEEIYSPVEQAEPSEEVQTSSLEQVTPLEEGVELSEDEVVFVDEPNTLKEKGSISLRHAEESVTLPADFCKPIEIQMTSSMEEVTPSDEEMELSRAEDATLQEEIKSSEEPDIEDSKCSTYLYKATEEVMTDSVEAAEDIQEEIKTAGKPEQLSVTLPGKSDKSLDELLQSPAELADNVERKIESVKCVTGNTTFPEVSNSALMLAEPVTYLEGTDGCKDETQQLTKGQLISESPIEDTEAELIQSFESTKEQEETTIFKLSMTNYPADQSNSLTEPVGYESECASDFVVELEKHLEQGYTTIQDLEQFSGETLIETIRDEAETDNNPTDLNTFEEQENTIDTSAKEPTKPLITEEKQLESAETEMDYMRSPINPEKPGLNIVLFPEEPLTSLKQPEIDLLETASYLVETPKSSLEPLKHANHAVDAMASSICELMESPGDLVTVPVAAVWQAADKTASQFAEYSECAETGPVHSISTTNTLPSHPSDVLLESAELITIMEIAKKSKPSGKEPDISMQEAADTATIQPSEETANSLVFAGQKQPMNLITTPVEEEKEPNDLITLPLEEQNEPINLITMPVIEQKESADLTTLPVEEEEELSDLITVPVEEIREPIDIITMTVEAEKEPNDLTVPLEEEIEPTDVITMPVEVEEEKEPIDVTMPVEEEKEPIDVTMPVEEEKEPIGITMHVEEEKEPIDITMPVEEENEPIGITMTVTEGKEPIDITMPVEEEKEPNDLLTLPVEEEREHTDMISMPTEEENEPIDITMAAEKEPIDITMPMEEGKKPNNVVPVPVVEQKEPIDLITMPLVEQNKPDDLITGPLATQMEKCYPLDLTEKPLATLVDLGIDKQQTLELEPIAHTVESEQLPLIPLAETESPGVSHPTETTWSLSTNNTEFDNSQTAITEASTKPLSLPADDHLQHKTVIADYLSEQTVNTAEATGITAEAITFSDERIKGTIQPLSSENQCEVNDKPNLLIGPIKTVDSWLSCQESAKEQWELVEKEELADFKEEEDDKPQRPASLNQEGDNQEEPKAEEEAGERASVCSTLSDPQLAGKSSSETSTPEELRTYEDSSSGVESHSDDVATSPQITLTPDPDLGIHMGQEEGSETPAGTPASKSNRAPHPLQNASLEELSEGTSLSSVIKPSEDNTIAHKMDMTCFTCPQVSSVSREQGYEERAEERGPLRDGLYTIYETDQGPQERSPRGAELGLVEHIIGRTLFLAASEGGLKGGVKGQVELGKWAELLSPLDESRASITSVTSFSPEGDVSSQGDWTVVEVETFH from the exons ATGGACTCCTCCACCAATGGACATGTCAAGGTGGTGCCTACAAATAAACCTGTGAATTCTAGACCCATTGCAACCAGAAACATGAAAACTGCAAGCCCATCTCAGTCTCCTAAAACAGCTACAGATAGTCCCCGACCAACAACCTCTAGAAATGCAG GGCCACCTTCCAAATCTGCAAGTGCCAAAGTGACCCCTGGAGCAAAAGAAGTAACTAATGCAAAGAACAGCATGGTCAG GACAGCAGCTGCCTCCCCCAACAAACTCAAATCAGTAACACAAAAAG ATCCAGCATCTCCAGTCAAACCTCCTGCCAGCCAAATAACTCGCCAGCAGACCAGGGATAAGGGGACTCAGCAATCTTCATTGCTAGCGGTGTCAAAACCTGAAGCTGTCAAGAAGTGTGTTGCGGGTGCTCAGTCCTCCAAACCTAAAGCTGAAGGCGGAAACTCTACACCCACAAAGCAGAATGGAGCTGCTAAAAAGGATGTGGGAAGACTGACACAGCATGGGATAGTGCCAAAAGATAAGACATTGTGCCTTCAACCAGGAATTAGTGGGTCTGGGCCAACAAAACCTCTAGCATCTTCATCTAGCCCAGCCAAGCCTGTAAAGATGCCATTAACCCAGAATAAACCAGCTAAGAGCGTGCCTGCACCAAATAAGCCTGCTAACACTTCACCATTACCAGCTAAAGCTGCTAAAATCCCATCTTCATCGCCCAAATTAACTAACACAACCTCACCTACTACTAAAACATTTAAAGCTGCctctcccctagctaagaccccgAGACTGACTTCAGTGCCAACCAAAGCATCAACTCCTCCTACTTCAGCAGTTAATCAAATTCATGCCACATCATCTTCAGCAAAGTCAGGCAAGACCCCTCTGGTTAAACCGATGAACACCATATCTACATCTAACCAAGTTAAACTGGCAAAACAAACAGCTGCAATGACTAAACAGTCTTCTGTGCTAAATAAACCAACAAACCACTCTCCTGTAACATCTAAATTAGTCCCAGTAACTGGTAAAGCTACATATGATAAGCGTCCTGTACCCAAACCAGTAAAGAGTGGGGAGTCCCAGCAGATCATTAATCAACAAAAGCTGGACAGTCCTGAAATGAATATAAAGGCTGTTGAAGTGGTTCATGCTCATACAGAACAAACAGATACATGTCCAGAGCCAGTTAATGAGAGCAAGGTCCCAGAAAATATTGTTGAATCTTCAGATGGACTATTATGTGATGCTCAATCAGCATTAGAGCCTCAGCCTTGCATTGTGTCCACTGAACTATCAACTGAATCATGTCCTGTTGATTCAGAAATGCAACAGTCAGGATTGTTGGATCAATGTGAAAAGTCTCTGGGGGATCTCAATAACCACATAAAAACAAATGAAGGTGAAGAGAGGGTAGCATCAACAGAACAAACGACTACTTCAACAATTGAAATTTCACATGGAACTCTGAAACCATCTCTAGAACCAACAGAGGAACCAATCAACTCCCTAGAAGAAGGGATCAGTTCTACACTCAGTTGTCTACTAGAAGAAATATCAGCTCCTCTGGAACTAACAAAAACATTTATAGAAACAACAAGCCTTTTAGAGGAAGAAGTGAAGCCTCCAGTTGAACCTGTAGAGAATGAATTGAGTTCTCCTTTGGAATTTTCAGAAATGTTGATGGATCAGAATAAATTGTCAGAGGTAAATGTGAAAATCCCTGTAGAGGTATTACAAGGAGAATCAATTCCACCCTTAGATGAAATGGTAGAAACACCAGTGAGACCTTTTGAGCAAACTGTAAAGAGCCCAGCTGAGTCAGGCAGTAAATTCCATGACAAGGCGTTGATTTCAGAAGAAGTGCCATCCCCAGTCGAACTGACTGAACCTTTACATGTACAACAAACATCTTTATGTGAAAGAGCTATCCTTTTAAAAGAAGAATTGAACGACGCAGTGGAGCTTTCCCATCACTCAAATGAAGATGTGGAGCTTCTGGAAAAAGCAAAACCTTATGTGCATGAAGATAAAGCCTTTAAAGGTTTTTGCAGACACACCTCTTCTCCTTCAGAGGAAGAAATATATTCCCCAGTGGAGCAAGCTGAACCATCAGAGGAAGTTCAGACATCATCCTTGGAGCAGGTCACACCTTTAGAGGAAGGAGTAGAGTTATCAGAGGATGAAGTAGTATTTGTAGATGAGCCAAATACTTTAAAAGAAAAGGGTAGCATTTCACTAAGACACGCAGAAGAATCTGTAACATTACCTGCAGATTTCTGCAAACCAATAGAAATCCAGATGACCTCATCCATGGAGGAGGTTACTCCATCAGACGAAGAAATGGAACTTTCAAGGGCAGAAGATGCCACTTTACAGGAAGAAATTAAAAGTTCAGAAGAACCAGATATAGAAGACAGCAAATGTTCAACTTACCTATATAAGGCAACAGAAGAAGTAATGACTGATTCAGTAGAAGCAGCTGAAGACATACAAGAAGAGATCAAAACAGCAGGAAAACCTGAACAGCTAAGTGTGACCCTTCCAGGAAAATCTGACAAATCATTAGATGAACTGCTACAATCTCCAGCTGAACTGGCAGATAATGTTGAAAGAAAAATTGAAAGTGTAAAATGTGTAACAGGCAACACAACATTTCCAGAAGTGTCAAACTCTGCTTTAATGTTAGCAGAGCCAGTTACATATCTAGAGGGTACAGATGGCTGTAAAGATGAAACACAACAGCTTACAAAGGGACAATTAATATCAGAAAGTCCCATAGAAGACACAGAAGCAGAACTCATTCAATCATTTGAGTCTACAAAGGAGCAAGAGGAGACAACAATTTTCAAATTATCCATGACAAACTATCCAGCTGATCAGTCTAATTCTTTAACAGAGCCAGTTGGGTATGAATCAGAATGCGCCAGTGATTTTGTGGTGGAATTAGAGAAACATTTAGAACAAGGTTATACAACCATCCAGGATTTAGAACAATTTTCAGGGGAGACGTTGATTGAAACCATAAGGGATGAAGCAGAAACCGATAACAACCCAACTGACTTGAACACGTTTGAAGAACAGGAAAATACGATAGACACATCAGCAAAAGAGCCAACAAAGCCTCTCATTACAGAGGAAAAACAACTAGAATCAGCAGAGACTGAAATGGACTATATGCGTTCTCCAATAAATCCAGAGAAACCTGGCCTCAACATTGTATTGTTCCCAGAGGAACCATTAACATCTCTAAAGCAGCCTGAAATAGACTTATTGGAAACAGCTAGCTATTTAGTGGAAACACCAAAATCTTCATTAGAGCCACTGAAACATGCAAATCATGCAGTAGATGCTATGGCTTCATCAATATGTGAATTAATGGAATCACCTGGGGATCTAGTAACTGTACCAGTTGCTGCAGTGTGGCAGGCAGCAGACAAAACAGCATCTCAATTCGCAGAATATTCAGAATGTGCAGAAACAGGGCCAGTACATAGCATCTCTACAACAAATACTTTGCCAAGTCACCCAAGTGATGTTCTGTTGGAATCTGCTGAGCTAATTACCATCATGGAGATTGCAAAGAAATCTAAGCCATCAGGGAAGGAACCAGATATCAGTATGCAGGAAGCTGCGGATACCGCCACAATACAGCCCTCAGAAGAAACAGCAAACTCTTTAGTctttgcagggcagaagcaacctATGAATTTAATAACTACGCCTGTGGAAGAGGAAAAGGAACCTAATGATTTAATAACCCTGCCTCTGGAAGAACAAAATGAGCCTATCAATTTAATAACTATGCCTGTGATAGAGCAAAAGGAATCTGCTGATTTAACAACTTTGCCTGTAGAGGAGGAAGAGGAACTCAGTGATTTAATAACTGTGCCTGTGGAAGAGATAAGGGAACCTATTGATATAATAACTATGACTGTGGAAGCGGAAAAGGAACCCAATGATTTAACTGTGCCTTTGGAAGAGGAAATTGAACCTACTGACGTAATAACTATGCCTGTGGAAGTGGAAGAGGAAAAGGAACCTATTGATGTAACTATGCCTGTGGAAGAGGAAAAGGAACCTATTGATGTAACTATGCCTGTGGAAGAGGAAAAGGAACCTATTGGTATAACTATGCATGTGGAAGAGGAAAAGGAACCTATTGATATAACTATGCCTGTGGAAGAGGAAAATGAACCCATTGGTATAACTATGACAGTGACAGAGGGAAAGGAACCTATTGATATAACTATGCCTGTGGAAGAGGAAAAGGAACCCAATGATTTATTAACTCTACCTGTGGAAGAGGAAAGGGAACACACTGACATGATAAGTATGCCTACGGAAGAGGAAAATGAACCTATTGATATAACTATGGCTGCAGAAAAGGAACCTATTGATATAACAATGCCTATGGAAGAGGGAAAGAAACCCAACAATGTAGTACCTGTGCCTGTGGTTGAGCAAAAGGAACCTATTGATTTAATAACTATGCCTCTGGTAGAGCAAAACAAACCTGATGATTTAATAACTGGTCCACTGGCAACACAAATGGAAAAGTGTTACCCATTAGATCTAACAGAAAAACCACTAGCAACTTTAGTAGACTTGGGCATAGATAAACAGCAGACACTAGAATTGGAGCCAATCGCTCATACTGTAGAATCAGAACAATTACCACTTAtaccattggctgagacagagtcCCCAGGTGTTTCACATCCAACAGAAACAACATGGAGCCTCTCTACAAATAACACCGAATTTGACAATTCTCAAACAGCCATAACAGAAGCATCAACTAAGCCTCTTTCTTTGCCAGCTGATGATCATCTACAACACAAGACTGTCATCGCTGATTATCTTTCAGAGCAAACTGTGAACACAGCAGAAGCCACAGGAATTACCGCAGAGGCTATAACATTTTCAGATGAAAGAATCAAAGGAACCATTCAGCCTTTATCAAGTGAAAACCAGTGTGAGGTTAATGACAAACCGAATTTGCTTATAGGCCCTATAAAGACAGTAGATTCCTGGTTATCCTGTCAGGAGTCAGCAAAAGAACAGTGGGAGCTTGTGGAGAAAGAGGAACTTGCTGAtttcaaagaagaggaagatgaTAAGCCACAAAGGCCAGCCAGCCTAAATCAAGAGGGAGATAACCAAGAGGAACCTAAGGCGGAGGAGGAAGCAGGAGAAAGGGCTTCGGTGTGCAGCACTTTGAGTGACCCACAACTGGCAGGAAAAAGTAGTAGCGAGACGAGTACCCCTGAAGAACTTAGAACTTATGAAGATTCTAGTTCTGGAGTGGAATCCCATTCAGATGATGTGGCCACATCGCCACAAATCACACTAACACCTGACCCAGATCTAGGAATCCACATGGGCCAGGAAGAAGGGTCAGAAACGCCGGCAGGAACTCCCGCCTCAAAGAGCAATCGGGCACCCCATCCTCTCCAGAATGCCAGCCTTGAGGAGCTCTCTGAAGGGACTTCTCTCTCTAGTGTCATTAAACCCTCAGAGGATAACACAATAGCCCATAAAATGGATATGACTTGTTTTACGTGCCCCCAGGTTTCATCAGTTTCCAGAGAACAAGGATATGAAGAGAGAGCAGAAGAAAGAGGTCCCCTGAGAG ACGGGTTATACACTATCTACGAGACCGACCAAGGACCTCAGGAGCGCAGTCCCAGAGGGGCGGAACTGGGGCTGGTGGAGCATATCATTGGAAGAACTTTGTTCCTGGCTGCCTCAGAAGGAGGGTTAAAGGGAGGAGTCAAGGGTCAGGTTGAACTGGGAAAGTGGGCAGAACTGTTGTCTCCCTTGGATGAATCACGTGCTAGCATCACATCTGTCACCAGCTTTTCTCCTGAAGGTGATGTGTCTTCACAAGGCGACTGGACAGTAGTGGAGGTGGAAACATTCCATTGA